From the Lathyrus oleraceus cultivar Zhongwan6 chromosome 3, CAAS_Psat_ZW6_1.0, whole genome shotgun sequence genome, the window TCCCAAAGCTTTAGATGAAGATGAGACTGAATTTCTTGATAGTTATGAAGCAGTAAGTTTCTGTTTTTCTTATTACAGCATTTGTTTGATGGGATTTACATGTCTAGGACCTGAGAGTATGAATTGTGGAATTTTATCTGATTGTATATATTTTTGGAAACAATCTGATCAGCTTTAACGTTGTGAGAACAAAATAGTTGAAAGAAGAGATTGTTGATGAAAAGCTTATGAAAGTTTTTGTTCTTCTTTCTAACATAAAATATGTGTTCTATCTACCTTTCAGTCAAGAAAGGAGTATGAGCGAAAAGTGGCAGATGAGGAAGCCCAACAATTACGTAGCTTTCAAGTTAAGTCATAACAATTACTGTATGATAACAACTCTTCTATTTTATATACAAATTCCTCTTTTGTACTGTTTGTTATATTTTCTCTCAAATAATTATGGATTGTTTTTTTAGGCGAAGTTATCATCATGTGTCCATTACTTGGTCATTGATTTTTGTTTCTATATGCTTTTGTATGTTCGTCTCAGGCGGCAATAGCAGTGCAGTCCAACACTGTGATTGAAATTAAGGAAAAAGCCCCCGTGCTTGCAATCCAGGTTGGTCAGCggatttttcttcttcttttggTAACAGTTTTATGATGAATATAGTGCATTAATGATTACAATACTATGCAGTAGTGTTGCCTCTGCTATCCCAGTTCCATTGCTAACATTTTAACATAATCAGCCAATATCAAAGTCTATCATGTGCAGAATAAGATCTTTGAAAACTAGTCGCCTGGAAGGGTTTGACCACCATCATCATCAATTAACATTCATACCAACATGTTTCTATTCTAGCATTTTGTCCTTCATGTAGTTTTGTTTTCTATAACTTTATAGTTTATGAGTGGCTTTTAAAACTCCCAAATTAACGTTCTTCTTTTTACTAGTAGGTTACTTGATTAGAACCTCCTCTCCTCTCTAGACTGCATATCATCATTTAGTACATTTGCTGTGTTTATTCATCTAAGACTTGAAAAGAAGCCATAATTTATAACGATCCCATGGCTGATGCATTCACAACAGAGTGATGCCATAATTTCCTAAATACTTAGTATACATGTTACTGATAAAAAAGCGGTTAACTGATGAAAATAATTGTAGTATATAACTAGTCCAACACTAAAGAATTAAAGAGCTACAAAAACAAATGCCTCCCAGACTCCCACACCCGTTTGTGCAGCAATGTCCACGAACACAAAAGCCTTTCACCTCTTTAGTTTTTGTTCTCACTTAGTAACTTGACAATGACTAGTGTAATTAAACTCTTTTATTAATGCATTGTTTGGATCATAGATTCATAGTATTTCTAAAATTGGAAATCATTTTAGTTCATAAATAGTATAATGATAAATACCCATGAGTTCCAAAGAATATAAACTTCCAAGTAGTTAACTATGTTATAGTACATAATATTATCTGATAAAGCCAAAGATTAATCTTCTTGGATAATTTGGTTGGATATTTTTAATGGGGCCTCCCTCTCCAACCATATTTTCCCACCTACAAAGCTCAAATCCTATGCCTTGCTTAAGAGAATCAAATCTAGTTACACTCTGACCAACATTATGTTGCTGTTTTTTTGTCTGTTATTCATTCTGTTTTCTCTGGCAGGAAGAAAAGCCTGCTGCTGGAAAGAAGAATCCAGCCTCTCGCCCATTAAGCATGATTATAAAAGTTAAGCCTCAAGCTAAAAAAGCCAAGGTGGATGAAGGAAATACCGAAGAAGTTTCAAAAGCAGGGATTACTTATGTGAATGATAAGAGTAAGCCTTTAGAACCAGTACAACCATTGAATGGCATAGCTGATAAGTCAAACGAAGTTGGCCTAACTGGCCTTGTTTCGTATAGTGATGAAAGTGATGATGACTTGTAGTTTGATATCTGTATGATGAGAAGTTATATGATTCTGGCTACTCATATGCCTATTATAGTAAAACTAGATTTATAGTTGAAGGTTTATGATCCATGCATAAATATGATTTCCGACTAGATTGAGAATGGCTGCATATAGATATACACTTCATTTGAAAAGAGAATATATTACAAAATAAAGACCACAGAAACTGCATTTTAGTTTCCTGACCCCTAACCGGCTCAACTTTTTATATTTGAACCATGTAACATCTTGCTCTTATGCATTAAAAAGACAGACATTTAGAATCTGGCATAGTGAAGTTTATAAAAGTTGCTGATTTATAAGACCATGAATTTGATCAATGAAGGGAGGGAGATGTGCCTCCCCCACGCACCATGTAACCAAACGAATCCCTCTATTTGGGAGTGGCAGCGAGCGCACAATGCCAGCTGGCACAATGACAGAGCCTTGAATGGGGACCACATGGACAGGTGGACCCCACTGATAGTCCACATTGTCAAATCCCAACCTCCCCCACTCAGACATAAAGAGTGTGGCGTAATTCGGTGTAGGTGCAAACGGGTCCTCCTCATCCTCATTGCCACATTTTATATGGTCACCCTTCAAGTACTTATCAAACTCTAATGGTAACCTGGACTTCGCCTCTTGAATCAGCTTTACCACTTCAATGATATTTACTGCTTTTCCAAGTGACTCGCATGAAGTTGTAGTTGTCACTGGGAAGAAACAGTTTCCATAGAAACCATTGGGTAGAGGAGGGTCTATGAGGTGTCGACAATTTGCAAAGAACACAAGCTTCACTTGAGTATTGGGATCAAAATTAATGGCTCTTGTTCTGCTGCTCCAAAACAAAGCAGCAACAATTTCAAAGGTAGAACAACCTCGCCTAGTTACTTGTTGAAACTGTCTTTTCAGCCGGTTGATTTGATCCATAGTCATGTCTATGTTAGAATTCTCTAGCTTGTAGTGTGGCATTTTATGTGGACCTGTTATAGGTAGTTTCGGCAATGCATGTGCTTGAGGAGAGGGAGATAAGTTTCTGTACCACACTGGTTCAATGGTGGGCTTGTCAAGTCCTCTAGCTAGCTCCCCAACCGCATTCAGAAATTGTGCAGCGCCAAGGCCATCACAAATGCTATGGCTGAATACCAGGCCTATCACAAAACCCCCACAACCAAATTGTGTCACCTGAAACAAGAATTTTGTTACCACCAAATGAGTAAACCACTCTAAAGATACATAAAAATAATGACATTTAAATTCTGCCTGTGTTGCTAAATATACATTCACATAAGAGTTGTTGTGCTAACATTAACTAAGCTAGAACAAGCCATTCTTAAATGTTAAAGGTTTAAGCATTCTGATTCTAGCAAATACAGGTGTTTATGCTTTAAGTTCCTCCAATTTGTTTCTTTTATTGAAATGATACTCCTTTTATGTTTGCGATCAATTTCTATTTATTAATATTGGCATAGCTTATGGAAATAGACGTCACTATTGTCATGTATGATAAAGAAAAAATTAAACAAGCTGAGCATGAAGTTTGCAACTTGATACCTGCATTTTCACAAGGGGTTCAATTTGTCCGATCTTCTGAACATCATTGGGAAGAAGATCATCATAGGGAATCGACTCCATGTCATTAAAGAAATTGACAGAGTCAAGTCTGCAATCAGTTGATGCCTCAACGTACCACACACCATCACCCGAACACTCGATTTGGAGGCACCATGGTTTAGACTCTTTGAGCCGTCCTGCAAGAGGGTAGTAGGGAACAAGTGCTAGGGACAATGCCTCTCTTATGACCCTTGTTGCTTCAGGGCCATGTCTAAACACATGCAAGGTTCTAACATTGCATCTTAAAACAGGTAATCTGTCGATTACCGACAAGTCTAGTGTGACCAATGGTGTCTCCTTTGCAGGTCTAACTAGGTCTTGTTTTGTTCTAATCACAGACATTGCCATGATAATCTATATAGAATAGAATCAAAAGAATGGCTTGGTAAGATTGTTTAATTTGTATGATTTCATGAACCATTGTGGATATGCATTGTTTATATATGGTTAAATTGCAAATTTTATATTTTGAGCCTCTTGGCCTTCAAGTCTAATTTTTGTGCACATTTGGAGGCGTACTCATCAGCATATATCTTGCTTTGGCGTCAATGCAAACAAGTTTTGAGCAAAGAATTGTTGTTTGAATAGTTAAAAATGAAGCTTTATTTTGTGATTAAATTAGTTACTATTTCTTGTATTTTATGTTTGCGCTTGTATAGCATGTTTCTATTTGGATCTTTGAAGCAACTCAAGCAAGGGGTCTCACTTTTTTACTTTAAGCACATTCATACGATTTCTTAAAATAAAAAATAGGCACATTCATACGTTACTTACCTATGTTTATGTTTCATATATACATTTTTGTCTTAATAGACCAGTCCTTATGTTTCCTATAAATGCATATTTTTTCCTTCAAAATTTCCATCTCATTGTTCCATGTAAGTTTCAATCTCTTTCTTTGCGTTTCTTGTTTCATTCATTTCACTCGCTCTCTTTTAATTCCGTGGACCCAAATCTCATAAGAATCGCACCTCAAGGTCCCATGGTAAGTGGATCCCATGTCCCCTAGATCAATCTTTGTATTTTTGTGTGTTATTCCTATAATGAAGTTTTTGTTGGAACATGTCAATGTCAATATTTTAAGGGGTTACTCTTTCAACCCGTGCTCCCCACCCCACAGAAAGTAAAAAATATTATAGAATCTGGAGATGTATCTTCGAACACATCTTTTAGCACTTCATAGATGAGACACCtctattttatttaaaaaatttgttcttaaATGTATCTCCAGATTCTGGAGATAGATTTTCATAAAAGTATGTGTAAGTAAAAAATATTAATACATAAAGAAAATACTAATAGATGATTGATAATTCATAACAAATCCTCATAATCTTCTCTTTCTTTCTCCAATTCATTGATATATTAAAAAGAGGCGATTCTATTCATGAGCTCTATCATTTCAATTTCTTCAATGGTAATTTTGGAGTATCAATTGCTGTAAATTTTCATTTGAATTAAAAATCTTCGTCTTTGGAGTGTTAAAATGAAAATGCAATTCTTTCATAATACGTTAGTTGTATTTTTTTAGGAAAAAAATAATAGCTTATAATTGGACAATGAAATGAAATTAATCTACCAAAATGCTCCGAGCAATTGAGAAAATGCTATCACTCAACATGAATCTTTGAGGAAGTGATTATGTTATCAAAATTGAAATTAATCTACCACTCAATAGTCTCTTCAAAGGAGAAAGATGAAAAGTATCCAATGTTTTTTTTACATGTGCTTTTATGGAAGTGTATCTCCGGACATTTTTGTAAGACAAAATAAAAATGTCTCACTTATAACGTTTTTATTTGTGTGATTTTATGTGCGTATCTCTGGATACATGAAAATCATTTTCATGTTTTTAGAGGTTGGGTGCACTCTTAAGGGTGGAAAAGCATTTCCCTTATTTTAACATGGAGATGTTTTTTTTAAGGCACACATTGTTATAGAAAAATAAGTGTGTTAGTGTCTTTAGTTGAAAAACTTTTCTTAACCCCACATTGTCGGATTATATATTTTGGCTAACTTACTCCATTATAAAAAGAGTGCATTTGTTTCATTCTAAGACATACCAAAAATTTTTTTAGAGTATTTTCGTTCCTCACTCTCATAACTCCGCATTTTTTGAATTGTTAAAGCGCCAacttttttctctttctttctactcgtttaatttttttttgagtattttcttgaattttctttagaaaattattttaatttctcATTCTTTGAGTCAAGTATCATGTATTAATTGTTGAATTCTCATCGGAGAATTATTTAAATTTCTCTTTGCTTGAGAAATCATTTAGAGTGATCAAATGACCTATATTGAATTCTTTTTGGAGAATTATTTGAATTTCTCCTTGTTTGAGAAATCATTACGACGGATCATTGTACCAGATACTACGAGTGACATTTATACTATATTCAAATGATATTTATATGTATTTCTAGACCAATAATATATCATGCAAGTAGTAACCGTACACTATTAAATTAAGTTGTTTTATCCTAGAGACGTCGTGGTTGAGTGACTGCTTTGAACAACTTTGAGCAATGTTGTTGAATGTCTTAAAAAAGTCGACCTAATTCGCGAATCGACCAAGTAATTTCTTTGGTGGCAAAAATTTCAAAATGGTAAAACAACAATTTTAAAATGTTTCGAGTTGTCATGGCTACCGAAAAAATTATTGGTACTTTTGTGGCTGCTATCTCTGACAAACCATTCGAGTTTGAGGGAAGTCACTTTAAAcattgataacaaaagatgaagtttttcttaaccatGAAAAGGTTGTTGATGTTCAGACCGAGGACATTCTTATTGCTCCTTCTGGGTCAACCGAACAGACTAACGACAAGAAATTTGTGGATTCAGATGGAACTGTTAAATCAACTGAATTAGATTCCATTATTGAAAGGACTAAAGCGAATGATTTGCATCTCAAAAAAGAATTCTCCCTCTGGAAAAAGAATGCCTCTCTACAAAAATCACATTCTAACAGGACTTGTAGATGACCAATATGATTATTATAATAAGTACGATACTTCAAAATAAATTTGGGAGGCTCTGAAACAGAAGCATGACGCCGAAGAAGCTGAAGTAAAGAAGTACGTTGTTAGCCACTAGCTCAAGTATCATATTGTATAAATGAAATATTCGTAGAGGCTCAATGTCATGAACTTCAAAAGATTGCTTATGAGATCATCACCGAAGATATGTCTTTAGATGAACAATTTCAAATTAGTTTTATTATTGACAAACTGTCCCTTAGTTTGAAAGTTATTTAAAAAATTTGCGTCACCACAAAACAAAATAATTTTCAATTGAGAGTCTGATTATTCTCCTTTGAATTAAAAAAGAATCTCAAAGACAAGATCAAAAAGGAAAAGTCATGATTGtttcaaacaagaaaaataaATCCAGTGCAGTTATGAAGCTATTTGTCATAACATTAAAGAATCAGAATTGCAACAATGTGAACCGAATTAAGAATAAGAACCCTTCAAGGCCCCTAATGACTCTAATAGTTAGGCATCGACCACCACCTAAAAGAAATTATGCCAATATTTTCTCTTGTTTTAAATGTGGAAAATCAGGTCATATGGTTAAGAGATATAGAACCATGCCTAAACTTGGTGTTGACCCTAATGCACATGTTAACCTAAATAATGGGCAATTTATTACTATGGTCATTTAATTTAATATGATTAGTTAATCTGATGGTTGGTAGATAGACATTGACTTCTCTCGTCATGTCTGTTATGATTGTGCAATGTTCATAACATAATAAAGTATTGTTAGGAGTTTGCCACACCACTAATGGTGCCGACATTGGAGAAGTGGAGCTGAAGTCCACCTCCAAAAAAACTTTTATCTTGAAGGATGTCATGCATACTTATAAGATTATAAAGAATATTATTTCTGATTTTCTTCTGAATAAGGTAGGGTTTAGTTAATCTATTTGGGTAGATTTGTACACCATCACTAAGAATTATATTTTTGTGAATGAAATTGACATGTTTAAGATTTATGTGAATGAAATTGGAAATAAATTTAGTAAGAAGATAAAGAAACCTTGTAGTGATAGGGGAACTGAATATGATTTcagtttatttaataaattttataAATAACGTGGAATTTTACATGAAACGATTGCACCATATTTTCCTAAAATGAATGacaaagcaaaaagaaaaaaTATCACTCTTATTGAACTAATCGTTGCTATCATGTTGAATTTTGGTGTTGCATCTCACTAGTGGGGTGTGAGGATTTTATTGACTGTTTTCTATATCTTGAATAGAGCTACCAAGTCTAAAAATAAGATTTTTTCTTACAATATATTGAACAAAAGACAACCAAACTTATCTTACATTAGAACTTGGAACAATCTTGCTTATGTCAATATTCCGGATCTGAAGCAAGTTAAACTCATTAGTAGAGCTTATGAATGTGTGTATTCATTAGGTATGCAACAAACAATAAGACACATAGGTTTTAAAACCTAAATACTAAAGTGATCATAGAATCAAATGATGTTGAATTTTTTTATACAGATAAATTCCCTTTCAAATCGAGAAAAAGTGGATGTACTAAATCGAATCACATTTTTGTGACAAGAAGCATCGAAATCAATGACATAATAGAAGTAGAACTTCGACGAAGTAAACGAGTAAGAGTTTCTAAAGAATATGGGCCCGATTATGTGGCTTATACAGTAGAAGTAGATTCAACAAATCTTCAAGAAGCCTTGTCATCTCTAGATGCAAATTTGTGGCAAGAAGCTATTAACTATGAGATAGATTCTCTAGAATCTAACATGACCTGACACATAGTAGACTTGCCGTCTGGTTGCAAACTAATCAATTGCGAATGagttttgaaaaagaaactaAAAGTTGATGGAAATGTTGATAAGTACAAGGCTTGCATTGTAACCAAAGGTTTTAGGAAAAGTGAAAATATAGATTTATTTGTTACATTTTCTCTAGTCACTAGAATTATATCCATTAAGGTACTCATTAAGTTGcttttatttataatttaataGTGCACTAAATGGATGTTAAAACAAATTTTTTAAACAGTGACTTAGAAGAAGAAATTTTTATGGACCAATCGGAAGGATTTGTGATTCATGGGCAAGAAACACAAGGTCTGTAAGTTAGATAAGTGTCTGTATGGTCTAAAACAAACTCCAACGCAATGACATGAAAAGTTGGATAACTTAATGATATCGAATGGGTACAAAGTGAATGAAAGTGACAATTACATTtgttacaaatttgaaaatgacATTTGCATTATCATATGTCTTTATGTAGACGGATTACTCATATTTGGATTAAACCTTCATGCCATTAATGATGTGAAATCATTGTTGTGCAACAACTTTGATATGAAAGACTCTGCAGAAGCCATTGTAATTCTTAGAATCAAGATCATTAGATCCAAGAGGGGAATTCCTTTAGATTAATCACACCATGTGGAAAAGATTTTTCACATACATAAATACTTTTATTGTAAAAACCTGCTTGCACACCATACGATCCAAGTGTAAAACTGTTTAAGAACATTGGTAATAATGTTAGACAAACTGAGTATGTGAGTGTCATTGGCCGTTATAGGTATGCCACTGATTATACTAGACCCAACATTGCATATGTTGTAGGATTGTTGTGCATGTTTACAAGTAGACCGAGCAATGAGCATTGGAAATCCACTGAGAGAGTTATGTGATACCTTAAGGGACCATCAATCTCGATTTACATTATCAGAGATTTTTTAATATATTTGAAAGATACAATGATGCATATTAGAACACCTTATCAGATGTTTCTAAAGCAACTAGTGGTTATATACTCAGTATAGCTGGAGGATTTATATCTTGGAAATCAAATAAATATAATATCTTGGCTCAAACTGCAATGAATTACGAATTGATAGCATTAGATACTATTAGTAAAGAAGCAAGTTAGTTAAGATGCTTTCTAGCAGAGATCCCTTTATGGGAAAACCTAATGGCCGCTGCATTGATTCAATGTTATAGTACCACAACTTTTACAAAAATTAAGAACCGATATTATAATGGTAAGAGATAAGAAGGAAGTACAATACTATTAGAGAGTGTATCTCTAAAGGAGTTGTAAAAGTGAGTTATTTTCGCATTGATGaaaatttagtagatcctttgACGAAAGGATTAACTATAGAGAAAGTCCATAAAACATCCAAGAAGATATGACTAATGCCTATAGATAAATGAGTTGTTCATTATGGTAAATCGACCTAATAGACTAGAGATCCCAAGAAATAGGTTCAACGGGTACTAAAAAGTTGTGAGTAACATGAGGTGATCATGCTAATATAAATAAGAGAAGTGTGGATCCTAAAGTGAAAAGAGGATGATATGATAGAAACTCTTAATGTGATTTATACTTTATTTGAGAGAGTACATAGCTCCACGAGTACTCTTGATATACTCACCTATGTGATTGTGGAACATAGGCCGGTTTCTATGAAAATTCGAGGTGGAATTCATATAGCCTTTACAAAACTAAGATAAACGTGCAGGgactgttagatgcccaaaagtgcttatttgagctatcatatgtgggcatctttcactctatttccttgctaaattgtctaaatcacctttgttttagatgaaatgcagTACATTGATAAACgagcttggtgcctttgatttgtgtgttattgtgcaggaag encodes:
- the LOC127132555 gene encoding acyl transferase 4; the encoded protein is MAMSVIRTKQDLVRPAKETPLVTLDLSVIDRLPVLRCNVRTLHVFRHGPEATRVIREALSLALVPYYPLAGRLKESKPWCLQIECSGDGVWYVEASTDCRLDSVNFFNDMESIPYDDLLPNDVQKIGQIEPLVKMQVTQFGCGGFVIGLVFSHSICDGLGAAQFLNAVGELARGLDKPTIEPVWYRNLSPSPQAHALPKLPITGPHKMPHYKLENSNIDMTMDQINRLKRQFQQVTRRGCSTFEIVAALFWSSRTRAINFDPNTQVKLVFFANCRHLIDPPLPNGFYGNCFFPVTTTTSCESLGKAVNIIEVVKLIQEAKSRLPLEFDKYLKGDHIKCGNEDEEDPFAPTPNYATLFMSEWGRLGFDNVDYQWGPPVHVVPIQGSVIVPAGIVRSLPLPNRGIRLVTWCVGEAHLPPFIDQIHGLINQQLL
- the LOC127132556 gene encoding uncharacterized protein LOC127132556 gives rise to the protein MDEESARPIRIMNFVSEDQLLESKKTRGERVEDGTAHRDRPLYEILKENKDKKDAEFNERFKHRPPKALDEDETEFLDSYEASRKEYERKVADEEAQQLRSFQAAIAVQSNTVIEIKEKAPVLAIQEEKPAAGKKNPASRPLSMIIKVKPQAKKAKVDEGNTEEVSKAGITYVNDKSKPLEPVQPLNGIADKSNEVGLTGLVSYSDESDDDL